The following coding sequences are from one Thermoplasmata archaeon window:
- a CDS encoding VOC family protein has protein sequence MVRIKVEFVYSGLRTRNLARSLRFYQKLGFRVYRRGQMGHGGRWIHLSFPGAAQRLELNFYPRTNRFFEPIRKGTEFDHLGFRVSDVEAWEKELRRRKLPIVARIREKHENLVYTRDPDGNWIEFFGPVPD, from the coding sequence ATGGTTCGGATCAAGGTCGAATTCGTCTACAGCGGATTGCGCACCCGCAACCTTGCCCGATCGCTCCGATTCTACCAGAAGCTTGGCTTCCGGGTCTACCGACGCGGGCAGATGGGACACGGAGGCCGATGGATCCACCTCTCGTTCCCGGGCGCGGCTCAGCGACTGGAACTCAATTTCTACCCGCGAACGAACCGGTTCTTCGAGCCCATCCGCAAGGGCACCGAGTTCGATCACCTCGGCTTCCGCGTGTCCGACGTAGAGGCCTGGGAAAAGGAGCTACGCCGACGAAAGCTCCCGATCGTGGCTCGGATCCGGGAGAAACACGAAAACCTCGTGTACACTCGGGACCCGGACGGCAACTGGATCGAGTTCTTCGGTCCGGTCCCGGACTAG